The following coding sequences lie in one Streptococcus suis genomic window:
- a CDS encoding transposase, producing the protein MEWAKLRAKELTELDKEDKQEILVKLHENKQLKQNQRNEYHGGYLFLQNIYYQLGLDKICQDIQKRYHFSFHLDTILSRLLYGRILFPSSKRSTAHFSQTLLEPKTLELQHLYRGLEIIAKETDFIQEQLYKNSTALSSRKTDVLYYDCTNFYFEIEEEDEEGQLRQYGYSKEHRPNPIVQMGLFMDSQGIPLAFSVTPGNTNEQTTMKPLEKKIIKDFEKAQFVVCTDAGLSSIGNKRYNNISGRAFVTTQSIKKLKKEDKDWATASTGWRLMGDKSETFYDISALDESNQDFLYRQVFYKECPLPQDGLEDQRLIVTFSAKYRDYQRKIRERQIQRASKWIGKPADYKKKQSTDPKRFLKVTETTRDGEIAEKTFIELDEERIVSEARFDGIYAVTTNLDDTIETIVSINQRRWEIEECFRIMKHELKARPVYLSREDRISAHFTTCFLALILYRYLELAVQKQFTCTELIETLRSYTFKYLPGFGYLPNYTRTAITDQLHQTFGFRSDYQILSEKKMKKILQSSKSRKSTHF; encoded by the coding sequence ATGGAATGGGCAAAATTGCGGGCTAAAGAGTTAACCGAACTTGATAAAGAAGATAAACAAGAAATATTAGTCAAACTTCATGAGAATAAACAGTTGAAACAAAATCAACGAAATGAATATCATGGGGGATATTTATTTCTACAGAATATCTATTATCAGTTGGGATTGGATAAAATCTGTCAAGATATTCAGAAGAGGTATCACTTTAGTTTTCACTTAGATACCATTCTTTCTCGTCTCCTCTACGGCAGAATCCTATTCCCATCCTCTAAACGGTCTACTGCTCATTTTTCACAAACTCTCCTAGAACCTAAAACTCTGGAACTCCAGCACCTCTACCGAGGATTAGAAATTATTGCCAAAGAAACTGACTTTATTCAAGAACAACTCTATAAAAACTCAACTGCACTTTCCTCTCGTAAAACTGATGTCCTCTATTACGACTGTACAAATTTCTATTTCGAAATTGAGGAAGAAGATGAGGAGGGGCAACTGAGACAATATGGCTATTCTAAGGAACATCGACCGAATCCAATCGTTCAAATGGGGCTGTTTATGGATTCTCAAGGAATTCCATTAGCTTTCTCCGTCACACCTGGTAATACGAATGAACAAACGACTATGAAACCTTTGGAGAAGAAGATTATCAAGGATTTTGAAAAAGCTCAATTTGTGGTCTGTACAGATGCTGGACTATCTTCTATTGGAAACAAACGCTACAATAATATCAGCGGGAGAGCCTTTGTCACAACTCAATCTATCAAAAAGTTAAAGAAAGAAGACAAAGACTGGGCTACAGCTTCTACAGGTTGGCGGTTGATGGGAGATAAGTCCGAGACATTCTATGATATTTCTGCACTAGATGAAAGTAATCAAGACTTTCTCTATAGACAAGTCTTTTACAAAGAATGCCCCTTACCACAAGATGGGCTAGAAGACCAACGATTGATTGTAACCTTCTCAGCTAAATACAGAGATTACCAAAGAAAGATACGCGAACGCCAGATTCAACGTGCCTCAAAATGGATTGGAAAACCAGCTGACTACAAGAAGAAACAATCTACAGATCCTAAGCGTTTCCTAAAAGTAACAGAGACAACAAGGGATGGAGAAATAGCTGAGAAAACGTTTATTGAGTTGGATGAAGAACGAATTGTTTCTGAAGCTAGATTTGATGGAATTTATGCGGTAACAACAAACTTAGACGATACGATTGAGACCATTGTTTCCATTAATCAGAGAAGATGGGAAATTGAAGAATGTTTCCGTATTATGAAGCATGAATTGAAAGCTAGACCAGTTTATTTAAGTCGAGAAGATCGCATTTCTGCTCACTTTACAACTTGCTTTCTTGCTCTTATACTCTATCGTTACTTAGAGCTGGCGGTTCAGAAGCAATTCACATGTACTGAACTCATTGAAACCTTACGTTCATACACCTTTAAGTATCTGCCTGGTTTTGGTTATCTACCTAACTACACTCGGACGGCTATTACTGACCAGCTGCATCAGACATTTGGATTCAGAAGTGATTATCAAATTCTAAGCGAAAAAAAGATGAAAAAAATTTTACAATCGTCAAAATCGAGAAAAAGTACGCATTTTTGA
- a CDS encoding Rrf2 family transcriptional regulator, giving the protein MQISSRFTIASHILVLLALEGEKEKQTSTSIAGSVGVNPVIIRNILSQLKEAGLVQVARGVGGARLAQAPDKITLLQVYQAVELFGEKGKLFGFHEQPNPACQVGRSIHPLLDSRLENAQSALEKELGQTTIADLLAEL; this is encoded by the coding sequence TTGCAAATTTCGAGTAGATTTACCATTGCTAGTCATATCTTGGTCTTGCTGGCCTTGGAGGGAGAAAAGGAAAAACAGACCAGTACCAGCATTGCAGGCAGTGTAGGTGTCAATCCAGTCATCATCCGCAATATTCTGTCCCAGTTGAAAGAGGCTGGTTTGGTTCAGGTGGCGCGTGGTGTAGGTGGCGCACGCTTGGCCCAAGCTCCAGATAAAATTACCCTCCTTCAAGTCTATCAGGCTGTAGAGTTATTTGGAGAAAAGGGGAAACTTTTTGGCTTTCATGAACAACCCAATCCAGCCTGTCAGGTCGGCCGCTCTATCCATCCCCTGCTAGATAGCCGTTTGGAAAATGCTCAGTCGGCTCTGGAAAAAGAGTTGGGACAAACAACCATTGCTGATTTATTGGCAGAATTATAG
- a CDS encoding IS110 family transposase codes for MFHFTTLFIGMDVHKESFSLCYYDMMANQFKHSTKVGPNVSYIVNYVNELRRLYGQDAEVLCGYEAGCLGFTLYHQLQAHGIPCIVMAPTTVMKEGSKRVKTDKKDAAQLAKALAFRSYRPVHIPTVEDEQVKEYIRMRTDHKVALKKIKQQILAFCLRHDFRYTEGSSNWTQKHVRWLRSLNPDGLYAEILTEYLLTYEKLVDQIERYDARIEQLGQSDSYQEKVSRLSCFIGIKTLTALSIVTEIGDFNRFATAQHFASYLGLTPSENSSGDKERRGAITKAGNSHVRRLLIEAAQSLAKGTIGYKSKELKRRQSGNRVEVIAYADKANERLRRRYRTLVLGKNKKQNVAKTAIARELSGFIWGMMTGRIA; via the coding sequence ATGTTTCATTTTACCACACTTTTCATCGGAATGGATGTTCACAAAGAAAGTTTTTCACTCTGCTATTATGATATGATGGCGAATCAATTCAAACATAGCACTAAAGTTGGTCCAAATGTTAGCTATATTGTGAACTATGTGAATGAGCTTCGTCGTTTATATGGTCAAGATGCAGAAGTGTTATGTGGCTACGAAGCCGGATGTCTTGGATTTACCCTATATCACCAGCTACAAGCTCACGGGATTCCCTGTATCGTGATGGCGCCTACAACGGTGATGAAGGAAGGATCTAAGCGTGTTAAGACTGATAAAAAAGATGCAGCTCAACTCGCAAAAGCTCTGGCCTTTCGTAGCTATCGGCCTGTTCATATTCCTACTGTTGAGGATGAACAAGTCAAAGAATATATCCGCATGAGAACAGACCACAAAGTGGCTCTGAAGAAAATCAAACAACAAATTCTTGCCTTCTGTCTCCGACATGATTTTCGCTATACCGAGGGAAGCAGTAATTGGACACAGAAACATGTCCGCTGGCTCCGTTCCCTAAATCCTGATGGACTTTATGCAGAGATTTTGACAGAATATCTATTGACCTATGAGAAATTAGTAGATCAAATAGAACGGTATGATGCACGAATTGAGCAACTGGGTCAAAGCGACAGTTACCAAGAGAAGGTCTCACGGCTTTCTTGCTTTATTGGCATTAAAACACTAACTGCTCTTTCCATTGTGACAGAAATCGGTGATTTTAATCGCTTTGCGACAGCTCAACATTTTGCTTCTTATCTTGGGCTAACTCCTAGCGAAAATTCTAGCGGCGACAAGGAGAGAAGAGGTGCTATCACCAAAGCTGGGAATAGCCATGTGAGACGACTTCTGATAGAAGCTGCACAATCATTGGCTAAGGGGACGATTGGGTATAAATCCAAAGAATTGAAAAGGAGACAAAGTGGAAACCGAGTGGAGGTGATTGCTTATGCGGATAAGGCTAATGAACGCTTAAGAAGACGTTATCGCACACTTGTTCTAGGAAAAAATAAGAAACAAAATGTTGCTAAAACAGCTATTGCACGAGAATTGTCTGGTTTTATTTGGGGGATGATGACAGGAAGAATAGCTTGA
- a CDS encoding tagatose-6-phosphate kinase produces MIHLICPNPALDRTLLVEKIEKNIPLRPSEVRDYPGGKSFNVAYALRENGVTDYTIHTILGGQIGRYIQDLNVQKGNQLQVVENNQNTRTCNIYVETSTGDVVLFYEKGFELTEDLLNQFTQQIENSLQAGDILVFSGSLMKGMPDDYIQRFIEKYPEVLTIVDTSGPALQAAYQARPALIKINNEELKDIYPDLDEESPEDILRILKEVTPHENIIITMGGKGSLAKIGQRFFRIQSPRKETRNPIAAGDFYLGLLVKGISQGQDPEIFLKEAAAFATANCLNYFPEVEERQFVELVEKVILEEIN; encoded by the coding sequence ATGATTCACTTAATTTGTCCCAATCCAGCCCTAGATCGCACGCTTCTTGTGGAAAAGATTGAAAAGAACATTCCCCTCCGTCCGTCGGAAGTCAGGGATTATCCTGGTGGAAAGAGTTTCAATGTAGCCTATGCACTTCGAGAAAATGGAGTGACAGACTACACTATCCATACCATTTTAGGTGGGCAGATTGGTCGCTACATTCAGGACCTCAATGTCCAAAAGGGAAATCAATTGCAGGTCGTTGAAAATAATCAGAACACAAGAACCTGCAATATTTACGTAGAAACCAGTACAGGCGATGTAGTACTATTTTATGAAAAAGGTTTTGAACTAACAGAGGATTTGCTCAACCAATTCACTCAGCAGATTGAAAATAGCCTGCAAGCTGGCGACATCCTAGTCTTTTCAGGTAGTCTGATGAAGGGGATGCCGGATGATTATATTCAGCGATTTATTGAAAAATACCCAGAGGTACTAACCATTGTGGATACCAGTGGACCAGCCTTACAAGCCGCCTATCAAGCTCGCCCAGCCTTGATTAAGATCAATAATGAAGAGCTCAAGGACATCTATCCAGACTTAGATGAGGAAAGTCCAGAGGATATTTTGCGGATACTAAAAGAAGTAACGCCGCATGAGAATATCATCATTACCATGGGAGGCAAGGGGAGTCTAGCTAAGATTGGTCAGCGCTTCTTCCGTATCCAGTCGCCTAGGAAAGAAACGCGCAATCCCATTGCCGCAGGGGATTTCTACCTGGGCTTGCTAGTCAAGGGAATCAGTCAAGGTCAAGACCCTGAGATTTTCTTGAAAGAGGCAGCAGCCTTTGCAACTGCTAACTGTCTTAACTACTTCCCAGAGGTTGAAGAGAGACAGTTTGTAGAGTTAGTAGAAAAAGTTATTTTGGAAGAAATCAATTAA
- a CDS encoding IS30 family transposase, which translates to MKNKHLTLSDRNDIQIGIEQLKTFSAIAAKLGKDPSTISKEVRRNRVIKENSSTSNCEACPLLKKAPYVCNACPKKRSNCGYQKQFYYAKRAQLDYEAKLSDSRTGVALNKEEFYRMDEIVSSAIQKGQHLNHIIASNELSASRASIYRYLEKGYLSTKPIDFPRVVKFRKRRTRNLQPIPKTAKEGRSYEDFQRFLTEKGISYWLEMDTVTGRIGGKVLLTFNLSFCNFIFARLLDNKTANEVAKHLYAIKNDLHQKEMDFCELFPVILTDNGGEFARVDDIEMDVRGESKLFFCDPNRSDQKGRIEKNHTLIRDILPKGTSFDNLTQEDINLVCSHVNSVKRASFNGKSAYELFTFTYGEELATLLGISKIDPENVIQSPRLLDK; encoded by the coding sequence ATGAAAAACAAACACTTAACTCTCTCTGATCGCAATGATATTCAAATAGGAATTGAACAACTTAAGACCTTCTCAGCTATAGCAGCTAAGTTAGGAAAAGACCCGTCCACAATTTCAAAAGAAGTTCGGAGAAATAGAGTGATAAAAGAGAACTCTAGTACTTCCAATTGTGAGGCCTGCCCTTTACTCAAAAAGGCTCCATACGTTTGTAATGCCTGTCCGAAAAAGAGAAGCAACTGCGGATACCAGAAACAGTTCTACTACGCAAAAAGAGCTCAGCTTGATTATGAAGCTAAGCTCTCAGACTCGAGAACAGGTGTTGCACTAAACAAGGAAGAATTCTATCGTATGGACGAGATTGTCTCTTCAGCCATCCAAAAGGGACAACACCTCAACCACATCATCGCCTCAAACGAACTTTCGGCATCCAGAGCTTCTATCTACAGATACCTTGAAAAAGGCTATCTGTCCACAAAGCCCATTGATTTCCCCCGTGTCGTGAAATTCAGAAAGCGGAGAACCAGAAACCTACAACCCATTCCTAAAACTGCCAAAGAAGGACGGTCTTACGAGGACTTCCAACGCTTTCTCACAGAGAAAGGAATCAGCTATTGGCTAGAAATGGACACCGTTACTGGACGGATTGGAGGAAAGGTACTTCTCACCTTTAACCTCTCCTTCTGTAACTTTATCTTCGCTCGATTACTTGATAATAAAACAGCTAATGAGGTCGCTAAACATCTCTACGCTATCAAGAATGACCTACATCAGAAAGAGATGGACTTCTGCGAACTATTTCCTGTCATTCTGACCGATAATGGCGGTGAATTCGCCAGAGTGGACGACATCGAAATGGATGTTCGGGGAGAATCTAAACTCTTCTTCTGTGACCCAAATCGTTCTGACCAGAAGGGGAGAATTGAGAAGAATCACACACTTATCAGAGACATTCTTCCTAAGGGAACTAGTTTTGACAACTTGACACAGGAGGATATCAACCTAGTTTGTTCGCATGTCAACAGCGTCAAACGGGCTTCTTTCAACGGAAAATCGGCCTATGAACTCTTTACATTTACCTACGGTGAAGAATTGGCAACACTTTTGGGTATCTCTAAAATTGACCCTGAAAACGTCATCCAATCACCTCGATTATTAGATAAGTAA
- a CDS encoding DNA polymerase IV, with the protein MLIFPLINDLSRKIIHVDMDAFFAAIEVRDNPALKGKPVIIGADPRLSGGRGVVSTCSYEARAFGIHSAMSSKEAYERCPQAIFISGNYEKYQEVGRQVREIFHRYTDLVEPMSIDEAYLDVTENKLGIGSAVKIAKLIQYDIWNELHLTASAGVSYNKFLSKIASDMEKPHGLTLILPEDAVGILASLPVEKFHGVGKKTVERLHEMGVYTGQDLLDVPEMALIDRFGRFGYDLYRKARGISNSPVKTNRVRKSIGKERTYRKLLYREEDVLKELISLCQRVAASLKRNEKQGRTIVLKIRYGDFSTLTKRHSLEEATNQAHVIEKEIRQLFEEVGRAEKGVRLLGVTVTNFMEGESRIANFE; encoded by the coding sequence ATGTTAATTTTTCCCCTAATCAACGATTTATCCAGAAAAATTATTCATGTAGATATGGATGCTTTTTTTGCTGCCATTGAGGTCAGGGATAATCCTGCTTTGAAGGGCAAACCTGTTATCATTGGGGCTGACCCAAGACTATCTGGCGGTAGAGGAGTGGTGTCTACCTGTAGCTATGAGGCACGTGCCTTTGGCATTCACTCGGCCATGTCCTCAAAAGAGGCCTATGAGCGTTGTCCGCAGGCGATTTTCATTTCTGGCAATTATGAAAAATATCAGGAAGTTGGGCGACAGGTTCGAGAAATTTTCCATCGCTATACTGATTTGGTGGAGCCTATGTCCATCGATGAGGCTTACTTGGATGTAACAGAAAATAAGCTTGGAATTGGCTCAGCGGTCAAAATCGCTAAACTCATTCAATACGACATCTGGAATGAACTCCATTTGACAGCTTCCGCAGGTGTTTCCTACAATAAATTTTTGTCAAAAATTGCCTCGGATATGGAAAAACCGCATGGGCTGACCCTGATTTTGCCTGAGGATGCTGTTGGTATTCTCGCCTCCCTGCCTGTTGAAAAATTTCACGGTGTGGGGAAGAAGACGGTGGAACGCCTGCATGAGATGGGGGTCTACACGGGGCAAGATTTGCTAGATGTACCAGAAATGGCCTTGATAGATCGCTTTGGGCGCTTTGGTTATGATTTGTATCGGAAGGCCAGAGGCATTTCAAATAGTCCTGTCAAAACCAATCGGGTACGAAAGTCTATCGGTAAGGAAAGAACCTATCGCAAACTTCTTTATCGGGAGGAGGATGTCCTGAAAGAACTAATCAGTCTCTGCCAACGGGTCGCAGCCAGTTTGAAACGAAATGAAAAACAAGGGCGAACCATTGTTCTGAAAATCCGCTATGGAGATTTTTCAACCCTGACCAAGCGACATAGTTTGGAAGAAGCGACCAATCAAGCTCACGTAATAGAGAAAGAAATCCGTCAGCTTTTTGAAGAAGTTGGACGGGCTGAGAAAGGTGTTCGCTTGCTAGGAGTGACCGTTACCAATTTTATGGAAGGAGAAAGTAGAATTGCAAATTTCGAGTAG
- a CDS encoding IS630 family transposase (programmed frameshift), which translates to MAYSLDFRKKVLAYCEKTGSITEASVVFDISRNTIYQWLKLMETTGELHHQVKGTKPRKVDRDKLKNYLETHPDAYLTEIASEFDCHPTAIHYALKAMGYTPKKKSSTYYEQDPEKVELFLKELNNLSHLTPVYIDETGFETYFHREYGRSLKGQLIKGKVSGRRYQRISLVVGLINSALTAPMTYKDTMTSDFFEAWFKTFLLPNLETPCVIIMDNAKFHRMSKLKDLCEEQGHRLLPLPPYSPEYNPIEKTWAHIKKHLRKVLPNCDSFLEALLSCSCFS; encoded by the exons ATGGCATATTCATTAGATTTTCGTAAAAAAGTTCTCGCATACTGTGAGAAAACCGGCAGTATTACTGAAGCATCTGTTGTTTTCGATATTTCACGGAACACCATCTATCAATGGCTAAAATTAATGGAGACTACTGGCGAACTTCATCATCAAGTTAAGGGAACCAAACCAAGAAAAGTGGATAGAGATAAATTAAAGAATTATCTTGAAACTCATCCAGATGCTTATTTGACTGAAATAGCTTCTGAATTTGACTGTCATCCAACTGCTATTCATTACGCTCTCAAAGCTATGGGATATACTC CGAAAAAAAAGAGCAGCACCTACTACGAACAAGACCCTGAAAAAGTAGAACTGTTCCTGAAAGAATTGAATAACTTAAGCCACTTGACTCCTGTTTATATTGACGAGACAGGGTTTGAGACATATTTTCATCGAGAATATGGTCGCTCTTTGAAAGGTCAGTTGATAAAAGGTAAGGTATCTGGAAGAAGATACCAGCGGATATCTTTAGTGGTAGGTCTCATAAACAGTGCGCTTACAGCTCCAATGACATACAAAGATACTATGACTAGCGACTTTTTTGAAGCTTGGTTCAAAACGTTCTTACTCCCCAATTTAGAGACACCATGCGTTATCATTATGGATAACGCAAAGTTTCATAGGATGAGCAAGCTAAAAGATTTATGCGAAGAGCAGGGGCATAGACTGTTACCACTTCCTCCTTACTCACCTGAGTATAATCCTATTGAGAAAACATGGGCTCATATCAAAAAACACCTCAGAAAAGTATTGCCGAATTGCGATAGTTTCCTTGAGGCACTTTTGTCCTGCTCTTGTTTCAGTTGA
- a CDS encoding NADH-flavin reductase, translating to MKIAIIAANGQAGQTIAKEALERGHQVTAIVRSENKSVAQEVIQKDAFALTKEDLAGFDVVVNAFGAWTPESLPDHSRLASHLTDLLAGTSTRLLIVGGAGSLYLDESQTAMLKDTPDFPADYLPIAEAMGAGLDLYRQATAVNWTYISPAADFDAEGQKAGAYTLAGEVFQVNAQGESYISYADYAVALVDIAEKGGYQQERISVFAS from the coding sequence ATGAAAATTGCTATTATTGCAGCGAATGGTCAAGCAGGTCAAACTATTGCAAAGGAAGCATTAGAACGTGGTCATCAGGTGACGGCTATTGTCCGTTCTGAAAATAAAAGCGTAGCCCAAGAAGTAATCCAGAAGGATGCTTTTGCTCTTACCAAAGAAGATTTGGCTGGCTTTGATGTGGTTGTCAACGCCTTTGGTGCTTGGACACCAGAATCGCTGCCAGATCACAGCCGTCTAGCAAGCCATTTGACAGACTTGCTTGCAGGGACATCCACTCGTCTCTTGATTGTCGGTGGTGCAGGCAGTCTTTATTTAGACGAGAGCCAGACAGCTATGCTGAAAGATACACCAGATTTCCCTGCGGACTACCTGCCAATCGCTGAGGCTATGGGTGCTGGTCTAGACCTCTATCGTCAGGCGACAGCAGTTAACTGGACCTATATCAGCCCGGCAGCCGATTTTGATGCAGAAGGACAAAAAGCAGGTGCCTACACTTTGGCTGGCGAGGTTTTCCAAGTCAATGCCCAAGGTGAAAGCTATATTAGTTATGCCGACTATGCTGTGGCTTTGGTTGACATTGCGGAAAAAGGTGGCTACCAGCAAGAACGCATTTCGGTTTTTGCATCATAA
- the srtB gene encoding SrtB family sortase, with translation MKKLQNNKLILALLSLLAVFTIAIGGFFLINGGGSSKGTSSNPTSTVQSTSSGAQAYQLTDEEKKSLTEQFDGLKAINSDTIAYVYGPGTKLDEPVVQTTDNSTYLSKLFDGSGEDPFMGTVFMDMDNKSDFSDQLTWLFGHARGSKVPDSRMFNDVNYYDDQTFFNEHPFVVIRTPEKIHYYQAAFMIIVPESTAFYRTSFDNNQQFVEQLTAVREGAVTKNDAITINESDKYVVLSTCREDDVTIRANLYLREVPESELADFVATNKDKLTYVPTR, from the coding sequence ATGAAAAAATTACAAAATAATAAACTGATTTTAGCGCTCTTGAGCCTGCTGGCCGTCTTTACGATTGCAATCGGAGGATTCTTCCTTATTAATGGCGGTGGCTCATCAAAAGGCACTAGTAGTAACCCAACATCAACAGTCCAGTCAACCTCATCTGGAGCTCAAGCTTATCAACTCACAGATGAAGAGAAGAAAAGTCTAACGGAGCAGTTTGATGGCTTAAAAGCGATTAACAGCGATACCATTGCCTATGTTTATGGACCTGGTACAAAATTGGACGAGCCTGTTGTACAAACGACTGATAACTCAACCTATCTATCAAAATTATTTGACGGTTCAGGTGAAGATCCATTCATGGGTACTGTTTTCATGGATATGGACAACAAGAGTGATTTCTCAGATCAATTGACTTGGCTTTTCGGTCACGCTCGTGGTTCAAAGGTTCCAGATAGCCGTATGTTCAACGATGTTAACTACTATGATGACCAAACATTCTTTAATGAACATCCATTCGTTGTCATCCGTACTCCTGAGAAGATTCACTATTATCAAGCTGCATTCATGATTATCGTCCCTGAAAGTACAGCCTTCTATCGTACAAGCTTTGACAACAATCAGCAGTTCGTTGAGCAATTGACAGCTGTCCGCGAAGGTGCCGTTACCAAAAACGACGCAATTACGATTAATGAATCAGACAAATACGTTGTCTTGTCTACTTGTCGTGAAGATGACGTAACGATTCGTGCTAACCTCTACCTTCGTGAAGTACCAGAGTCAGAACTAGCTGACTTCGTTGCTACAAATAAAGACAAACTTACCTACGTACCAACTCGCTAA